In the Deferribacter desulfuricans SSM1 genome, CAAAAAATCTAAGAAATTTTCAGATACTTTTATAGGTGCATTTTTTACTTTTGCGTAAGACTTTATTTTTCCTACGTTATATATTTTCTTGTTACATTTATCTTCAATGCTTAAATTATCAAATTCAGTGTATGATTCCCAGTAGTTACCAGCTGAGCCAAAACCTCTAAAACCATTTCCGTAGATATTTATTGTAATTTTTCTTAATTTGCCACTTAGAACATAATAACAATTAATATGTTGTAAACTTTGCGGATTTATAATTTTATAACCAGCATTATTTAGTTCTTCTAAAAAACCTATTTTTGTTTGAAATAGAGCAATATTTTTTATTAAAGATTTAAATTCCTCAGATGGGCCAAAATTAGCAGGTTGTTTAACCTGTAAAAGTCCATCAAAATAGTCAATAGTAACATCATTAGTATTGAAATCTATCTTATTTACAAAAGGGGTAGTATTATCAAGTGGAACATTTAATTCTAATGGCTTGATTTGGGTAAAAGGAAGATTCCTGGTTGATTTAGATGCACAACCAAACATCATTAGTATTAAAAAGATTAAGAAAACAAACTTTTTAATAATATCTTTTGGCATTTTAATTTTGCAAAATTTAATCTCTTAGTTTTATGTCAAAAGCAAAATCTTTATTGTCTAAAAACCAGTTTACTGTATTTTCTAATCCTGTTTTGAGGTCTACCTTTGGTTCCCAGCCAAGAAGTTCTTTAGCTTTTGTGATGTCTGCCCAAGTGGCCATCATATCTGCTTTATGAAAATCTTTGTTAATTATTTTTGCTTTTTTACCGAGCAGCTCTTCAACATATTTAATCATATCTATCAATTTATTTGGGTTATTATTTCCAAGATTGATGATTTCATAACCAATCTCTTTTAAGGCTTTAACGGTACCATCAGCTATATCTTCAACATAGGTAAAATCTCTTGATTGCGAACCATCACCATAAACTATAATTGGTTCATCTTTATAAATTTGTGAAATGAATCTGAAGACACTCATATCAGGTCTACCTGCAGGACCATAAACTGTAAAATATCTTACAACAGACACATCGATACCATAAAAATAGTGGTAGGTGTATGCTGTAACCTCAGCTGATTTCTTTGAAGCTGCATAAGGAGAAATTGGAGTATTTACAGGTTTATCCTCAGTAAAGGGCATTTCTTGCCCAGCATAAAGACTTGATGTGGATGCCAAGACAAACTTATTTACACCATAATCTTTAGCAAGCTCTAATAGGTTTAATGTCCCTGTGGAATTTGTTTCAAAATAAACAAAAGGATTTTCTATACTGTATCTAACTCCAGCTCTAGCAGCAAGATTAATTATTGCATCAAATTTATGGTTTTGAAAAAGCACAGACAAACTGTCATAATTTGATATATCAAGTTTATAAAATTGGAAATTTTCGTTTTTAAGCAACTCGTTTTTTCTATATTCTTTCAATCTCACATCATAGTAATCGTTTAAATTATCTACTCCAATTACTTTGTGTCCGTCATTTAATAGTTTTTTAGCAGTAAAATAACCTATAAAACCTGCTGCACCTGTTAACAATATATTCATTTTAACCCCTCATGTTTTTTTATTGCTCTGTATCTTGTCCCAGTTGGTGTATCTAATAATTCTATCCCGAGAGATTCTAACTCATCTCTTATTTTATCGGCAAGTTCAAAGTTTTTGTTTTTCCTTGCGTTTGTTCTTTCTTCAATTTTTTTAATTAATTCACTTTCAGATATAGGTAAGTTTGAAGCAAACCATTCTTTAGGAGTTTTATTTATTATTCCTAGCACTTGATTTACTATTTTTTTAAAGTTGTTAGTAAGTTTTAGTATCTCTTCATAGGTTTCTTTAACAACTTTTTGATTGAGTAATCTGTTTATTTCTTTAATATAATCAAATATAGCAGCTAAAGCTTTTGCAGAGTTAAAATCATCATCCATACTTGTTTCAAATTCTTTTTTGAAATTTTCAAAGATTTTATTTGCTTCTTCTAAATAATTTTTCCCTTTTTTAGATACAACATAGTGTTCAAGATCATCTAAAAAGGTATAGATTCTATTTAAAGATTGCTCTGCTTCTACTAAATGATCAAATGAAAAGTCTATGGGGCTGCGATAATGTGTTG is a window encoding:
- a CDS encoding SDR family NAD(P)-dependent oxidoreductase, which codes for MNILLTGAAGFIGYFTAKKLLNDGHKVIGVDNLNDYYDVRLKEYRKNELLKNENFQFYKLDISNYDSLSVLFQNHKFDAIINLAARAGVRYSIENPFVYFETNSTGTLNLLELAKDYGVNKFVLASTSSLYAGQEMPFTEDKPVNTPISPYAASKKSAEVTAYTYHYFYGIDVSVVRYFTVYGPAGRPDMSVFRFISQIYKDEPIIVYGDGSQSRDFTYVEDIADGTVKALKEIGYEIINLGNNNPNKLIDMIKYVEELLGKKAKIINKDFHKADMMATWADITKAKELLGWEPKVDLKTGLENTVNWFLDNKDFAFDIKLRD